A region of Salvelinus alpinus chromosome 24, SLU_Salpinus.1, whole genome shotgun sequence DNA encodes the following proteins:
- the LOC139552325 gene encoding sepiapterin reductase-like yields MQANGISNVILPEVKDLGRALCIITGASKGFGRTIAKEISLLLKPRSVLVLAARSDEKLRELQANLASSDAGRAGLVTRCVVVDLGMKEGVESVIRAAKEISSEDIDHLILINNAASLGDVSRYAQSFTNMAEVDSYLSLNVSSALSLTAGLLQVFPRRQGLRRCVVNVSSLCALQPLPSWVLYCTGKAARDMMFRVLAEEEPDLRVLNYSPGPLNTDMQVEARDCTADPDVKKSFSVMLSQGQLLTCEDSCAKLMKVLLEDDYPSGAHLDFYDL; encoded by the exons ATGCAGGCCAATGGTATCTCCAACGTAATTTTACCAGAAGTGAAGGACCTAGGGAGAGCGCTGTGCATCATCACCGGGGCGTCCAAAGGATTTGGCCGAACCATAGCGAAAGAGATTTCCCTGTTGCTCAAACCGAGGTCGGTGCTTGTTTTGGCGGCTCGCTCCGATGAGAAATTGCGGGAACTCCAGGCAAATTTGGCTTCGTCGGATGCGGGCAGGGCAGGGTTGGTAACTCGTTGTGTTGTCGTAGACCTGGGAATGAAAGAAGGGGTGGAAAGTGTCATCAGGGCGGCGAAAGAGATTTCCTCCGAGGATATTGACCATCTCATACTGATAAACAATGCTG cctctctgggAGACGTGTCGCGCTATGCCCAGAGCTTCACCAACATGGCGGAGGTGGACTCCTACCTGTCACTCAACGTAAGCTCCGCCCTCAGCCTGACAGCCGGCCTGCTGCAGGTGTTCCCACGACGACAGGGGCTGCGGCGCTGTGTAGTCAACGTGAGCTCGCTGTGTGCCCTGCAGCCCCTCCCTTCCTGGGTGCTGTACTGCACAGGCAAGGCAGCCCGAGACATGATGTTCCGTGTGCTGGCAGAGGAGGAGCCGGACCTCCGTGTACTCAACTATTCCCCAG GTCCCCTGAACACGGACATGCAGGTGGAGGCCAGGGACTGCACGGCAGACCCTGACGTGAAGAAGTCCTTCTCAGTCATGCTCTCCCAGGGTCAGCTGCTCACCTGTGAAGACTCCTGTGCTAAGCTAATGAAGGTGCTGCTGGAGGATGACTACCCCTCCGGAGCACACCTTGATTTCTATGATctgtag